Genomic segment of Sander lucioperca isolate FBNREF2018 chromosome 20, SLUC_FBN_1.2, whole genome shotgun sequence:
TATTAATTCATTTGAATCTATTAAAATCCTATTGGGAAACTGTCAAAGCGTTACTGCTAGAATTGTGTAATACATTTGTGTTTACAGAGGGGGAAGCCTTTTTGAGGTGCACATGTGGGCATGGTCGAAAACCGCTGACTTGCGACATAGATCGTCTATTGAATTGATAACTTACTCAACACCTTAAAACATTTACAGGCTGAGGCGTAACGTCAATATATTTTGACATGTGACAATATTTTCAAATGTGACATCTTTAATCTAGCTAACATAATAAATAAGCATACGATAATAATACAGGAGCCAGTATCGTTGTATATAAGTCAACTTTTTTTGCTGTCAACTTATAAGAGTATGGTAAATTATAACAAACTCTTGCATTATCCCCGTGTGTTTCTATTTTATTGAATTTCTACGTTCGATGTGTAGAAAGGACACAATGTTTTTGTATTAAGTCAATGTTAgttgttagctaacgttaagtaAATAATCTACCCCACTGAAGGCTAAACTCCGGTGACGTTTGCGATACCCGGAAGTGGCGACAGAGTGACTCCTCACTGTTTTTTGTCACATCTAttctctactactactactgcagtTCGGTTTTCATGTGAGTTAAGTTTAGTTTGTTCATTTTAGATGcttgtttaaagtttaaaatgcACGAGCTTCTAACCCCGGCAGCACTGCTGAGTGTAAATCAGCTAGCTAGTGTTAAATAAGCAAATAacgaataaaaataaaaagctaaaaGTAGAAAAGGAATGCGGGGAATTAAATTTGGTTAGCGTTGCCTGGCTTTAGCAGCTAATTGAGTAACGTTAACTCAAAACGTTTCGTCAGCATTGAAATGGCGGTTCTAactctgtttgtttttcagctTGAACTCGTAGTGAACCGTATACCATTGTGAATGAAAGCGTTTGACTCGACTTTACCTCCATTTTCAGTTGTCCAGAAATTGAAAATGAGCAACTCCGAAGAACCCAAAGTGACTTCTGCTCCACACATAGTGAAAGAAGAGGTAACACTACGTCTGttttttagggttttaaaaGGGATTTTCCCGACAAAACTTGATGACAgaacatttaatttacacaatATTGAATGACGATAGCCTTACTATAGGTAAGACATTAAAActggatgtataaataatatgaATATCAATTGTAATCCTTCCAGCAAATTCTATATTCTTTCAACCTAATTTGTCGAAACATAGTTAGATTATTCATGGAGATTTGAGTATCCTAAAAGTTCAACAAAACATCCGACATACACCACTCTGATGAATGTTTTTAAGTTTGATGGACTTGCATCAAAGCTCAAACTGGCCTGCACCTCGCTGTGTGTGCATACCATAAACTTATATTTATCATTTAAGATGATCACATACATGTttgtgttagatttttttcttgCTATCCTTTTTGCAGAAAATACCCTTTCAGTAACCACATTCATGCTTCTCTCTAAGATAGTTTCTGTAATGTTTGTGTCTTTACTGAGCTGTGAAGCAGTATGCGTTTGGTGCTATTCAGATCAACTTATCTCGGTGTGTTCACTCTCCGTGTTGCAGCTCATGGCAGCAGGAAAGTGGCTGATACTGGAGAAGACTACATACGTGGaccgagctggaaaaaccaggTACTGAGCTGTCTTTGagagggctgggtaccgaattcaatactttttaggcaccgactgaATTGCCTCTAAGATGCTAattgcatttcattttctcAGTACCTACTGTAGGCTACCTGTGTACAATGGCAATACAGTTAAATCACATCTCATAAGTTAAACCTATTTACCCCCTTTATTGATTGAATAGAGCTGTTACAGCAGCACAAAGACAGCAatagtacaaataaataaagtaaaacgtGATAAGATGTAGGCTATATAAGTGTATATCAAACTAAGATAAGTAAAATCAAAGCTATAAATAGAAACTATACAAAAGCATATGGAGACAACATTGAAAGGTAAAGTGACAGTGGTGATTAAGCAAGTCTATGTTAAGAGTACACCACACCGATTAAGTAATGTATATGGTAGATATAGTTTGTGTTTTACACTTTCCACTATTCATATGATTTCAGCTTAGTTGGTTTCCACACAAAATACGGTTTGGCTGCAGCAGCATTTCTGCATGACTATTTTTTGTAATGTATTACACAATTCATCCATATGGAAGCTATACATCCAGGAGCACCAAAAGTATGGTCTCATTCACTAAGTATCGAGGCTCGAAAAATGCcgtgtcattcaatacccaatttcaatacctaaggagtaaatctcatcagcatcactgagccaataagcacgcagcatgcttctaccaagatccaataatgtttgtgattggctttCTAATGTTACACGTtgtagaggcaggcaggaaaaactctacgttacactgagatgggctcacgtagtaggagctgaaaaataaatagaaatgtttgtgctgtaatgttgtaatttcttttggtTTTCTAAAATTGATATCCAAAAAAGgatcgtttaggaaccggtatggAAGTCACTGTATCTGTAACTTAAACTTtaatgatacccagccctagtctttGACTGACAACTTCACAATCATACATGTTTCCTGCATATTAGTTTCACCTCCTGTTTTCATCCGCCAGAACCTGGGAGACCGTGAAAAGGACGACGAGGCAaaccaacacacaaacagacggtGAGCGTCTCTGTTTCTCCacttttagctgctcagtcgAGCTTGCATTGACAGAATGGGCCGGAATTGGATTTGTGCCGGCTGTAACACCCTTTTCCCTGCAGGCGTTGGTATTATCGCCCTGCTGAAGCGGACCCTCCATAAAGACTGCGTAGTGATGGTGAAGCAGTTTCGTCCTCCTTTGGGATGCCACACTCTGGAGTTTCCTGCAGGTCAGTCAGACGGTTCTCTATGGATTCCTCAAACACTCTCTGTAGACATTGTCATACCCcacaactagggctgggcaatatatcgctattatatcgatatcgtgatatgagactggatattgtcttagattttggatatcgtaatatcgtgatatgacataactgttatcttttcctggttttaaaggctgcattacagtaaagtgatgtacttttctgaacttaccagactgatctagctgttctattatttgccttttccccacttagacataatgtccacattactgatgattgattatctaaaatctaagtgtgaagatattttgttaaagcaccattTACAAAGCaccaaccctagaatatcgccgcaatatcgatatcgaggtatttggtcaagaatatcgtgatatctgattttctccatatcacccagccctacccACAACTTACCAATTTTGGTCCTGAATTTTTCAACAAAATAGACCTTGAAAAATGATTGAGAAGTCCAGCAAATTCACAACTTGTAATGTCACGTTAGTTTAGTTTCTTAGCCTCCAAAACATTTGTACGTCTTTCATTCTTGGCTGTTTGGTAACTTTTGGTAACTGTTGATGCTTTCTCACACTTAGAAtattgatttttgtttgttttgtctctgcTGTGCTCAGGGTTGATTGACGAGGGGGAAACTGCAGAGGCTGCCGCACTCAGGGAGCTAAAAGAAGAAACCGGCTACAAAGGGGAGGTAGTAGGAGTCACTCCAGGTATCTTCAAACAAAGATTTGCTGACTGTACACGTGATTGCGTAAGCTGCCTCTCTTGGCTTTATCTTATCTCCTGCGCATGTGTTGGAGAAGTTCAGGGCTCAGCGCAGCggtgcaaattaaaaaaaaaaaaagttccatactccttttttttattttaggaaCATACAATGCAAGTAGTaatgttattgttttgttgGCAGTGACCTGTCTGGACCCCGGTCTGTCTAACTGCACCACCCAGATCATCATGGTCAACATCAACGGAGATGAAGGGGAGAACATCAACCCAAAACAAGAGCTCGGTGAGAACACAGGATTTTATTCATTCACCCCTACTCGCTCATCTAATCAAACGCGTAACTCTTTTATTCTCTTGCCTCTTTTCTACACTTAGTAATCCATTTTTGTTCACTTATTCAATCAATTACTCCATGGCGAATCCATTCCTTCAATCACTTTCACTCATCTGGCCTCATGCAGAAAAGTCTGAGTGATTTTAAGAGAACATGTCGCCATCATCAACTTTCTCGTACTTAGAATTTTTACCTTGGGTACGAAGTATATTCGAGCACTAACCCAAACTTCACAGATAAAAAGTAGTTTGTcggtaacataaaaaaaaaaaaaaccatgttGAATAATCTTGTTCTCTTTTGTTCTTCCACAGGTGATGGAGGTGagttattttcctttttattataTCAGAAATAATCCTTTTCTCCCATACAGCAAATCATCACGAAAGCCTCTATCCTCTCTTTGCAGAATTTGTTGAAGTCATTCTTTTACCACTTGATGAATTCCAGAAGAAAATAGATGGTGAGGCTTCAACTTTTTCCAGAGTGGTGTTATCGTGAGAGCGATACGAGCATTCGGAAGTCCGgaccaacacaaacaaacacactaacTAATACTTTGCTTGTTTTTTCCGGCAGATCTgatgaagaaagaaaagatCGTGGTGGATGCTAAAGTCTACATCTTTGCCATGGGGATGGTCCAGGCCTTCTTTAAGCCAAGGGAGCTCCCCGTCCTGAAGCAGTGAAGGAAAACGTTCACGATGAGAACAAGAGAAGAACAAATAGTCTTTTATGTTACATAGGACTCCTACACAGGACTGGAAAATCTGTATTAAAAAGTCAAATTGTCACAAGAATTTATATGAAAATGTGTTGTTGCATTGTGGGTTTTAGCCACCATGTAACCTCATATTTCAATTTTAGTTTCTATGAAGTATAATGGCCATACATAGAGTAATATGAAAGTTAGAATACACAATACAACTTTGTGTGTTAATCATACTGaacacaaatgtaaaattataaAATCAAAGTCTTTTTTGGATTTAGAAAGAACCTATGAAGGAGCCCTGTTTGCACTACATGTACTGGACTACTTTTTGTTCTCAGTACGAAGGCCTGAAACACACTCTGGTGGCCAATTGTTAATTGTTTGCACACTTAACGCAGAGTAGTTTCAGCCTTGAGTCTCGGAATGCCTTACTTGACAAATAGTATTTTCCAGGATTTTATGAGATTACATGTAGTTTATTGAGATGCAATTTGTTGTAATTTTTATTTAGTGACTGTAAAACATTCCTAACAATACTGTTGCAGACTTGACGGCGGACAAAAACAAATCCACCTCCAAACACTTTTCCTGTTGCTCTGTTGCTTCTCTTGCTGAAGTACGACGCAATTCTTTCATTTAGTTTGTTGTGTTCTACTTTTTCTCTTAGACAACCCATGCATTGTGATAATAGGTACATATAGTATTTGGTTGGGCTATTAACAACAGTGTTAACGatatgaggggggggggggggggtttcccTGTGTAACTCCCCTGTGATGTACGACGACAGAGATACTGTCACGATAGAGGCAGTAACTGATTCATAGGAAGTCATCCATGCTGTGCCTCCAACGTCATTGTGGTACAATTAGCTGGACATTGATGCTGTACTTACTACAAACTACTGACCAATGAATACATGTGATGCTACTTTTGTTCTTATGTGTCAACAACAACTGAGCAAATGATAGAAggaaagtatatatatatatattttttttttttacgtgtatATTCCTGGGCTTATGTTTATTCACATGCTATGTTCATTATGTGGTCTAATGCATATGACATGAGGTGCTTCAAACAGCTGTGAAT
This window contains:
- the nudt5 gene encoding ADP-sugar pyrophosphatase — encoded protein: MSNSEEPKVTSAPHIVKEELMAAGKWLILEKTTYVDRAGKTRTWETVKRTTRQTNTQTDGVGIIALLKRTLHKDCVVMVKQFRPPLGCHTLEFPAGLIDEGETAEAAALRELKEETGYKGEVVGVTPVTCLDPGLSNCTTQIIMVNINGDEGENINPKQELGDGEFVEVILLPLDEFQKKIDDLMKKEKIVVDAKVYIFAMGMVQAFFKPRELPVLKQ